The following proteins are encoded in a genomic region of Oncorhynchus keta strain PuntledgeMale-10-30-2019 chromosome 8, Oket_V2, whole genome shotgun sequence:
- the sh3bgrl2 gene encoding SH3 domain-binding glutamic acid-rich-like protein 2 — MVIKVYIASSSGSVAVKKRQQAVVGFLEANRISFQEVDITNVEERRLWMYQHISPEKHPDKGNPLPPQIFNGDCYCGDYEDFFQSKENNTVFTFLGLSSPPSVKDSES; from the exons ATGGTGATCAAGGTTTACATCGCCTCCTCCTCGGGATCTGTGGCG GTGAAGAAGCGTCAGCAAGCTGTGGTGGGGTTCCTGGAGGCCAACCGGATCTCCTTCCAGGAAGTAGACATCACcaatgtggaggagagaaggcTGTGGATGTACCAACACATCTCCCCGGAGAAACACCCAGACAAGGGCAACCCGCTTCCCCCACAAATCTTCAACGGAGACTGCTACTGTGGG GACTATGAGGACTTCTTCCAGTCCAAGGAGAACAACACTGTGTTTACATTCCTAGGCCTCAGCTCACCGCCCTCAGTAAAG GATTCCGAGTCGTAG